One Deinococcus roseus DNA window includes the following coding sequences:
- a CDS encoding nitrilase-related carbon-nitrogen hydrolase, with the protein MIKHAVLQLKPEKGNIKGNLELLKSALLDLKAESPDVVVLPEAFLTAYFLQGGVRELALTQQELLALLQEMYQSLEWTGVLDLVVGFYEREGGTFFNSCAYLELGGRGILHVHRKVFLPTYGVFDEERYLSRGSRIQAFNTRFGRVGMLICEDFWHTVTSTIIALDGAQMVYVPSASPARGFASQNPGNMERWSALAQAVSAEHGVYTLLSSLIGFEGGKGMVGGSLIVSPEGKIMVSAPAFEATALLAEIDLERIPAVRYDNPLLADLQGNLPSILPDLSRVVHRGEK; encoded by the coding sequence ATGATCAAACACGCTGTTTTGCAGCTCAAACCCGAAAAAGGCAACATTAAAGGCAACCTTGAGCTTTTGAAATCCGCTCTGCTGGACCTCAAAGCCGAGTCTCCCGATGTGGTGGTGCTCCCAGAAGCTTTCCTGACCGCTTACTTTCTGCAAGGCGGTGTGCGGGAACTGGCCCTCACCCAGCAGGAATTGCTGGCCCTCTTGCAGGAGATGTACCAGAGCCTGGAATGGACCGGGGTGCTGGATCTGGTGGTCGGTTTTTACGAGCGGGAAGGCGGCACCTTCTTCAATTCCTGCGCTTATCTGGAACTGGGAGGAAGGGGTATCCTGCACGTGCACCGCAAGGTGTTCCTGCCCACCTACGGGGTCTTCGATGAGGAGCGGTACCTGTCCAGAGGTTCCCGCATACAGGCCTTCAACACCCGCTTTGGTCGGGTGGGCATGCTGATCTGCGAGGATTTCTGGCACACTGTCACCAGCACCATCATTGCTCTGGACGGAGCCCAGATGGTTTATGTGCCCTCTGCCAGTCCTGCCCGTGGTTTTGCTTCCCAGAACCCTGGCAATATGGAGCGCTGGAGTGCGCTCGCTCAGGCCGTTTCTGCCGAGCATGGCGTGTACACCCTGCTCAGTTCCCTGATCGGGTTTGAGGGGGGCAAAGGCATGGTGGGAGGAAGCCTGATCGTGAGTCCAGAAGGGAAAATCATGGTTTCTGCTCCTGCTTTTGAAGCAACTGCACTGCTGGCAGAAATCGATCTGGAACGCATTCCTGCTGTACGTTATGACAATCCCTTGCTGGCAGACCTGCAAGGCAACCTGCCTTCGATCCTGCCAGACCTCAGCCGTGTGGTGCACAGAGGTGAGAAATGA
- a CDS encoding NAD+ synthase — protein MKILKANRGSEALDLNYPLLAQYLERFIREELAWRGYQKGLIGVSGGVDSALTLALAVRALGAENVHAVAMPHQRSAPTSFEHAKLVCDAFGVKLDTVDITPIVEGYAQTDPEMTARRKGNLMARSRMMVLFDQSEKHHALTLGTGNKTERLFGYFTWHADDTPPINPLGDLYKTQVWGLSEHVGVPDTVLHKAPTADLEAGQTDEGDLGITYKRADVILEHYLKGYPDAYIESLGYTAAEIERVKTLVNRTHWKRTTPATAVVSSTAINEFYLRPLDFRIK, from the coding sequence ATGAAAATCCTCAAAGCAAACCGGGGCAGTGAAGCACTGGACCTCAATTACCCTTTGCTTGCCCAGTATCTGGAGCGCTTCATCCGGGAAGAACTGGCCTGGAGGGGCTACCAAAAAGGCCTGATCGGAGTGAGTGGAGGGGTGGATTCTGCCCTGACCCTGGCCCTGGCCGTGCGTGCTCTGGGAGCAGAAAATGTGCATGCAGTTGCCATGCCCCACCAGCGTTCTGCCCCCACCTCTTTTGAACACGCAAAGCTGGTCTGCGATGCCTTCGGGGTCAAGCTGGACACCGTAGACATCACCCCCATTGTGGAAGGCTACGCCCAGACCGATCCTGAAATGACCGCCAGACGCAAAGGCAACCTGATGGCCAGAAGCCGCATGATGGTGCTCTTTGACCAGTCTGAGAAACACCACGCCCTCACCCTGGGCACTGGAAACAAGACTGAACGCCTCTTTGGTTACTTCACCTGGCATGCCGATGACACCCCACCCATCAACCCTCTGGGCGACCTCTACAAAACCCAGGTGTGGGGTCTCTCTGAACATGTTGGGGTACCAGACACCGTGCTGCACAAGGCCCCCACTGCAGACCTGGAAGCAGGCCAGACCGATGAAGGTGATCTGGGCATCACATACAAAAGGGCCGATGTCATTCTGGAACACTACCTGAAAGGCTACCCAGATGCTTACATCGAAAGCCTGGGGTACACTGCTGCTGAAATCGAGCGGGTGAAAACCCTGGTGAACCGCACCCACTGGAAACGCACCACCCCGGCCACAGCCGTGGTCAGCAGCACCGCCATCAACGAGTTCTACCTTAGGCCTCTGGATTTCAGGATCAAATAA
- a CDS encoding CobW family GTP-binding protein — MNSIPITVLCGFLGSGKTTLLNHLLQQSQNHKIAVIVNEFGEINIDASTIVHTDEKTIELSNGCICCTLRGDLLEAVDHLLNTHEVDHIIIESTGIGEPLPIAQSFCLTPEELDLDSGLPNLLGRVHIDAMVTVVDSAQFFEMYQRPGTMEGDDLERGYGQLLQEQLEFANLILLNKLDVADPADVQKLQELIGITNPRARVLQGIRGAVPAQEILGVKLFDFDLMSQLDAWMLELEKEHTPESETYGLNTCVYRPEMPLDLESLYEVLENGLPRNIIRSKGWIYTGSSTAILWNHTGRFLTLEPLGEWNNPSEAFTELVFIGQDVDAEEIEALLAPALVQGTCQV, encoded by the coding sequence ATGAACAGCATCCCCATCACCGTGCTCTGTGGTTTTCTGGGCAGTGGCAAAACCACCCTGCTCAACCACCTGCTGCAACAATCCCAGAACCATAAAATCGCCGTGATCGTCAATGAATTTGGCGAAATCAACATCGATGCCAGCACCATTGTGCACACCGATGAGAAAACCATCGAACTTTCCAATGGCTGCATCTGCTGCACCCTGCGCGGAGATTTGCTGGAAGCAGTGGACCACTTGCTGAACACCCACGAAGTGGACCACATCATCATCGAGTCCACGGGCATCGGAGAACCCCTGCCCATTGCCCAGAGCTTCTGCCTGACCCCGGAAGAACTGGACCTCGATTCTGGCCTTCCCAACCTGCTGGGACGGGTGCACATTGATGCCATGGTCACCGTGGTGGACAGTGCCCAATTCTTTGAAATGTACCAGCGTCCTGGCACCATGGAAGGAGACGATCTGGAACGCGGTTATGGTCAGCTGTTGCAGGAACAGCTGGAATTTGCCAACCTGATCCTGCTCAACAAACTGGATGTTGCAGACCCTGCAGACGTACAAAAACTGCAAGAGCTGATCGGCATCACCAATCCCAGGGCCAGGGTGCTCCAGGGCATCCGTGGAGCTGTTCCAGCACAGGAGATTCTGGGCGTAAAGTTGTTTGACTTTGACCTCATGAGCCAGCTGGATGCCTGGATGCTGGAACTGGAAAAAGAACACACACCAGAAAGCGAAACTTATGGGCTGAACACCTGTGTTTACCGCCCAGAAATGCCTCTGGACCTTGAATCCCTGTATGAAGTGCTGGAAAATGGCCTTCCCAGAAACATCATCCGTTCCAAAGGATGGATTTACACAGGCAGCAGCACTGCCATTTTGTGGAACCACACTGGACGTTTTTTGACTCTGGAGCCCCTGGGAGAATGGAACAACCCATCAGAAGCCTTCACTGAACTGGTGTTCATCGGGCAGGATGTGGATGCAGAGGAAATTGAAGCCCTGCTGGCTCCTGCTCTGGTTCAGGGCACCTGTCAGGTTTGA
- the purU gene encoding formyltetrahydrofolate deformylase, whose translation MTARLLIHCPDQPGIVAAVSGFLTQQGCNIIHADQHATAKSGGEFFMRIEFERGRASGEILKGAFQAIGDQFSMDWSISFDEKKRMAILVSKYDHCLLDLLWRQRRGDLEVDIPLIISNHPDLKNDAEFFGVPFFHLPVTRGNKQEQEQRIHELMVEHGVDFAVLARYMQILSPGLVSKWPNRIINIHHSFLPAFIGAKPYHSAFQRGVKIIGATAHYVTNDLDEGPIIEQDVVRVSHRQTIEELVRLGGDIERQVLARAVRWQVEERILVYENKTVVFY comes from the coding sequence ATGACGGCCCGATTATTGATTCACTGTCCTGACCAGCCTGGAATTGTTGCTGCAGTTTCTGGTTTCCTCACCCAGCAGGGATGCAACATCATCCATGCCGATCAGCATGCCACCGCCAAGAGTGGCGGCGAATTCTTCATGCGCATCGAGTTTGAGCGTGGACGGGCCTCCGGCGAAATCCTCAAAGGGGCATTTCAGGCCATTGGAGACCAGTTCAGCATGGACTGGAGCATCAGTTTTGATGAAAAGAAACGCATGGCCATTCTGGTCTCCAAATACGACCATTGCCTGCTGGATTTGCTGTGGAGGCAGCGCAGGGGAGACCTGGAAGTGGACATTCCCCTGATCATCTCCAACCACCCGGACCTGAAAAACGATGCTGAATTCTTCGGGGTTCCGTTTTTCCATCTGCCTGTCACCCGGGGGAACAAGCAGGAGCAGGAACAGCGCATTCATGAACTGATGGTGGAACATGGGGTGGATTTTGCGGTGCTGGCCCGCTACATGCAGATCCTCTCTCCAGGGCTGGTGAGCAAGTGGCCCAACCGGATCATCAACATCCACCACAGCTTTCTGCCTGCTTTCATTGGGGCAAAACCTTACCATAGTGCTTTCCAGCGTGGCGTGAAAATCATTGGAGCAACGGCACATTACGTCACCAACGACCTGGATGAAGGTCCCATCATTGAGCAGGACGTGGTGCGGGTGTCCCACCGCCAGACCATTGAGGAACTGGTGCGTCTGGGAGGCGACATTGAGCGCCAGGTGCTGGCCCGTGCTGTGCGCTGGCAGGTGGAAGAACGCATTCTGGTCTATGAAAACAAGACTGTGGTGTTTTACTGA
- a CDS encoding S1 RNA-binding domain-containing protein: MVFESGAVVTGRVARITDFGAFIQFENGEVGLVHISQIAHSYVRNVSDYLQEGQTLEVKVLGRDEKGRLDLSIKELQDAPEEMPRPRMIGRQSPEFENKLRSFLRDAKERGPGEKGGKKRKK, translated from the coding sequence GTGGTATTTGAATCAGGAGCGGTGGTCACAGGGCGGGTTGCCCGCATTACGGATTTCGGTGCTTTCATTCAGTTCGAGAACGGTGAAGTGGGTCTGGTGCACATCTCCCAGATCGCTCACAGTTACGTGCGCAATGTCAGCGACTACCTGCAAGAAGGACAGACCCTGGAGGTCAAGGTCCTTGGACGCGACGAGAAGGGCCGTCTGGACCTTTCCATCAAGGAGCTGCAGGATGCTCCCGAGGAAATGCCCCGTCCCCGCATGATTGGCCGTCAGAGTCCCGAGTTTGAAAACAAATTGCGGTCCTTCCTGCGTGACGCCAAAGAGCGTGGTCCCGGTGAAAAGGGCGGCAAGAAGCGCAAGAAGTAA
- a CDS encoding septum site-determining protein MinC, whose amino-acid sequence MKLRGTLSGLSLLLESKDTLESLNTQLTERAQVLNKAQVSIEIEQDIAWMLIENTQGILKELGAELKSIRPAMGSRAPAQPTSSPSQGSVASAAPASPSSSPSPTPPSQISAPILPQQTRILTQQLRSGMRIEHPGSLVVVGDVNPGVELIAGGDVIVTGALRGMAHAGAQGNEASVIWARPIASPQIRIGKAVARAPEGKVMDTMRRNENFDAEMARLENDHIVIEIVKSSKH is encoded by the coding sequence ATGAAATTGCGTGGAACGCTGAGTGGCCTCAGCTTGCTGCTGGAAAGCAAAGACACCCTGGAAAGCCTGAATACCCAGCTGACCGAGCGGGCCCAGGTGCTCAACAAAGCCCAGGTCTCCATTGAAATTGAACAGGACATCGCCTGGATGCTCATCGAAAACACCCAGGGCATCCTGAAGGAACTGGGGGCAGAACTGAAAAGCATCCGGCCTGCCATGGGAAGCCGTGCACCTGCCCAGCCCACCTCCAGCCCATCTCAGGGTTCTGTTGCTTCTGCTGCTCCTGCCAGCCCATCATCCAGCCCTTCACCAACTCCACCTTCCCAGATCAGTGCGCCCATCCTGCCCCAGCAGACCCGCATCCTGACCCAGCAATTGCGTTCTGGCATGCGCATCGAGCATCCTGGCAGCCTGGTGGTGGTGGGAGATGTCAACCCTGGCGTGGAACTGATTGCTGGTGGAGATGTGATTGTGACAGGTGCCCTCCGGGGCATGGCCCACGCAGGTGCACAGGGCAACGAAGCCAGTGTGATCTGGGCCAGACCCATTGCCTCTCCACAGATCCGCATTGGCAAAGCCGTGGCCCGTGCCCCAGAAGGCAAAGTCATGGACACCATGCGCCGCAATGAGAACTTCGATGCCGAGATGGCCAGGCTGGAAAACGACCACATCGTGATTGAGATTGTGAAGTCGAGCAAGCACTGA
- the rimP gene encoding ribosome maturation factor RimP yields MPTLLSWGRCIVNLESIAVNILEPLGFEVLEIQVQNAQRSPIVVVRIDRLDEQPVTTEDLQLCSQTLGLEFDRLDPIKKEYRLEFESPGPKRPLKTVRHFERMLGLKAKVRSNIQNFTAPIKEVNGDLVTFDHGDEGITLRIGDFQANLAEFPDRHR; encoded by the coding sequence ATGCCCACCCTTTTATCATGGGGGAGGTGCATAGTGAATCTTGAGAGCATCGCCGTCAACATCCTGGAACCTCTGGGGTTCGAGGTGCTGGAAATTCAGGTGCAAAACGCGCAGCGCAGTCCCATTGTGGTGGTGCGCATTGACCGCCTGGACGAACAGCCTGTCACCACCGAAGACCTGCAACTCTGCAGCCAGACCCTGGGTCTGGAGTTTGACCGTCTGGACCCCATCAAGAAGGAGTACCGTCTGGAGTTTGAGTCTCCTGGACCCAAACGTCCGCTCAAGACCGTGCGCCATTTTGAACGCATGCTGGGCCTGAAAGCCAAAGTGCGTTCCAACATACAGAATTTCACTGCACCCATCAAAGAGGTGAACGGTGATCTGGTGACTTTTGACCACGGTGACGAAGGCATCACCCTGCGGATTGGTGATTTTCAGGCCAACCTGGCAGAGTTTCCCGACCGTCACCGCTGA
- the nusA gene encoding transcription termination factor NusA has translation MNREFLDALNDLAVARNIDKGQLIKAFEEALQQAYTRNVEPEKRIEVHLDAQSGELEVLIIREVVEKMEDEQKQISLADALELDPEVEIGMEMEFPVEREKFTRIALQATKQVLTQRMREAERNIVFNEYKDREGEVLTASVVRMDNKGNVFVELGHGEAILPPKEQIPGERLLNGNRVKVYLKEVKKTNRGPSILVSRADERLLDYLLKQEIPEVAENIVEVKSIAREAGQRSKVAVFSRNPNVDPIGACIGHRGNRIQAITGELGKERVDVILWDANPREFIRNALSPAKAAFIEVDADKKEATVTVMPDQLSLAIGKGGQNVRLAAKLTSFKIDLRETKAISDLDAAMLQAAEQGEKQPAGASTGAARAAFDALFKDSKSVASATPEGDVDLKE, from the coding sequence GTGAACAGAGAATTTTTGGATGCGCTCAATGATCTGGCCGTTGCCCGCAACATTGACAAGGGTCAGTTGATCAAGGCCTTTGAAGAAGCCTTGCAGCAGGCCTACACCAGAAACGTGGAACCCGAGAAGCGGATTGAGGTGCACCTGGACGCCCAGAGTGGCGAACTCGAAGTTTTGATCATCCGTGAAGTGGTGGAGAAAATGGAGGACGAGCAAAAGCAAATCTCACTGGCAGATGCGCTGGAGCTGGATCCTGAAGTGGAAATCGGCATGGAAATGGAATTCCCTGTCGAGCGCGAGAAATTCACCCGCATTGCCCTGCAGGCCACCAAACAGGTGCTGACCCAGCGCATGCGTGAAGCCGAACGCAACATCGTGTTCAACGAGTACAAGGACCGCGAAGGCGAAGTCCTGACTGCTTCTGTGGTCCGAATGGACAACAAAGGCAACGTCTTTGTTGAACTCGGACATGGCGAGGCCATCCTGCCCCCCAAAGAGCAGATCCCTGGCGAGAGACTCCTGAACGGCAACCGCGTCAAGGTCTACCTGAAGGAAGTCAAGAAGACCAACCGTGGCCCCAGCATTCTGGTGTCCCGTGCAGACGAACGCCTGCTGGATTACCTCCTGAAACAGGAAATCCCTGAAGTCGCCGAAAACATCGTGGAAGTGAAGTCCATTGCCCGCGAAGCTGGACAGCGTTCCAAGGTGGCTGTGTTCAGCCGCAACCCCAACGTGGACCCCATCGGGGCCTGCATTGGTCACCGTGGCAACCGCATCCAGGCCATCACCGGCGAACTGGGCAAAGAGCGTGTGGACGTGATTCTGTGGGATGCCAACCCCAGAGAGTTCATCCGAAACGCCCTCTCCCCTGCCAAGGCCGCTTTCATTGAAGTGGACGCAGACAAGAAAGAAGCCACCGTCACGGTGATGCCCGACCAGCTTTCCCTGGCCATCGGCAAAGGTGGACAGAACGTGCGTCTGGCCGCCAAGCTGACCAGCTTCAAGATTGACCTGCGCGAAACCAAGGCCATCAGTGATCTGGATGCTGCCATGCTGCAAGCCGCCGAACAGGGCGAGAAACAGCCTGCCGGAGCCAGCACCGGAGCTGCACGTGCCGCTTTCGATGCCCTTTTCAAAGATTCCAAGTCCGTTGCCAGTGCCACCCCCGAGGGTGATGTGGACCTGAAGGAGTAA
- a CDS encoding DUF448 domain-containing protein: protein MSFSPERTCIACRKKRPQSEMLRFRKTAEGWVMQDEDRFGRGAYVCGDSQGCWNEKKLRRLGKSSQRLSEQLNTRRS, encoded by the coding sequence GTGTCTTTTTCGCCCGAGCGCACCTGCATTGCCTGCCGCAAAAAGCGTCCCCAGTCGGAGATGCTGCGGTTCAGAAAGACCGCTGAAGGCTGGGTCATGCAGGATGAGGACAGGTTCGGGCGGGGCGCTTACGTGTGTGGGGACTCTCAGGGCTGCTGGAATGAGAAAAAACTCCGGCGTCTGGGCAAAAGTTCCCAGCGTTTAAGCGAACAACTGAATACCAGGAGGTCTTGA
- the infB gene encoding translation initiation factor IF-2 → MSKVRIYTLAKELGLDNQKMLDVLNDLGVNYKSASSTIDDDIVELIRTMVAEEQTPAKSAKKAEASAAETPNEDDGSIPLRAPVVTIMGHVDHGKTSLLDYIRKTKVAAKEAGGITQHVGAFEAKTSRGKIVFVDTPGHEAFTSIRARGAKVADIAIIVVAADDSIMPQTREAVAHAKAANIPLIVAINKMDLPGADPQKVKNDLMALGLVPEEFGGQTITAEISAKTGQGVEELLEYISLIAELEEFRADPNGEFKGVVVEAKVDKQAGVLTNIMVQEGQLNVSDFLVVGENYGKVKAMVDSYGERIKKAGPSTPVQILGFSDAPQSGDMVVSAKNEHEAREIVAKRVNERREAEEAASTRRKFSLSDVFGALEGETREVNLILRADTQGSLEAIQGILARKKTDDLNINVMLAGIGAPSESDVLLASTAGATILCFNVTAAPPVKKAGEQKGVDVKTFRIIYELIDEVDRLLKGEVEPVYEERYLGKAEVRMIISHPKFGTIAGSYVQDGKLKRNAKVVVKRKGKEVYSGTIIGLKRFKDDVREVLTGFECGINVDWNEVQEGDIIEASEMVEVTPS, encoded by the coding sequence ATGTCCAAAGTACGCATCTACACCCTAGCGAAAGAGTTAGGCCTCGACAACCAAAAAATGCTCGATGTGCTGAACGACCTCGGCGTGAATTACAAATCTGCCAGCAGCACCATCGATGACGACATTGTTGAGCTGATCCGAACCATGGTTGCCGAAGAGCAAACCCCCGCAAAATCCGCCAAGAAAGCAGAAGCTTCAGCAGCGGAAACCCCCAACGAAGACGATGGCAGCATTCCCCTGCGTGCTCCAGTGGTCACCATCATGGGTCACGTGGACCACGGGAAAACCAGCCTGCTGGATTACATCCGCAAGACCAAAGTGGCTGCCAAGGAAGCCGGGGGCATCACCCAGCACGTCGGTGCCTTTGAAGCCAAAACCAGCCGCGGAAAAATTGTCTTCGTGGACACCCCCGGACACGAGGCTTTCACCAGCATCCGTGCCCGTGGAGCCAAAGTGGCAGACATCGCCATCATTGTGGTTGCAGCAGATGATTCCATCATGCCCCAGACCCGTGAAGCGGTGGCCCACGCCAAAGCTGCCAACATTCCCCTGATTGTGGCCATCAACAAGATGGATTTGCCCGGGGCAGATCCCCAGAAAGTCAAAAACGACCTGATGGCCCTGGGGCTGGTGCCCGAAGAATTCGGTGGCCAGACCATCACCGCCGAGATCAGCGCCAAGACCGGTCAGGGGGTCGAGGAACTCCTCGAGTACATCTCCCTGATTGCCGAACTTGAAGAGTTCCGTGCAGATCCCAATGGCGAATTCAAAGGCGTCGTGGTGGAAGCCAAAGTGGACAAGCAGGCCGGAGTGCTGACCAACATCATGGTGCAAGAAGGCCAGCTCAATGTCTCTGACTTCCTGGTGGTGGGCGAAAACTACGGCAAAGTCAAAGCCATGGTGGATTCCTACGGTGAGCGCATCAAGAAGGCCGGACCCAGCACCCCTGTGCAGATCCTGGGCTTCTCCGATGCCCCCCAGAGCGGCGACATGGTGGTCTCCGCCAAGAACGAGCACGAGGCCCGCGAAATCGTGGCCAAACGTGTGAATGAACGCCGGGAAGCCGAAGAGGCCGCCTCCACCCGCCGCAAGTTCTCCCTCTCCGATGTGTTTGGTGCCCTGGAAGGCGAAACCCGCGAGGTCAACCTGATCCTGCGTGCCGACACCCAGGGTTCTCTGGAAGCCATTCAGGGCATTCTGGCCCGCAAGAAAACCGACGACCTCAACATCAATGTGATGCTGGCCGGAATCGGTGCTCCCAGCGAATCAGACGTGCTGCTGGCCTCCACTGCTGGCGCAACCATCCTGTGCTTCAACGTGACCGCTGCTCCACCCGTGAAAAAAGCGGGCGAGCAGAAGGGCGTGGATGTGAAGACCTTCCGCATCATCTACGAACTGATTGATGAAGTGGACCGCCTGCTGAAGGGAGAAGTTGAGCCTGTCTACGAAGAGCGTTACCTCGGTAAGGCCGAAGTGCGCATGATCATCTCCCACCCCAAATTCGGCACCATCGCTGGCTCTTATGTGCAGGATGGGAAGCTGAAGCGCAATGCCAAAGTGGTGGTCAAGCGCAAGGGCAAAGAGGTGTATTCTGGCACCATCATCGGCCTGAAACGCTTCAAGGACGATGTCCGTGAAGTGCTGACCGGCTTCGAGTGCGGAATCAACGTGGACTGGAACGAAGTCCAAGAAGGCGACATCATCGAGGCCAGTGAAATGGTCGAAGTGACACCCTCTTAA
- the secD gene encoding protein translocase subunit SecD encodes MHQAPRKKRRAQAPGANTIWTTLVILAVLVGSLLSIWRPWQHPQTPTALWTENFKFLNLGLDLQGGLRVTMKVDTANPTADDVDKAKTILENRVNALGIAEPTVQRQGNDRVVIELPGIKPEEQDKARKLIGTTAKLTFHIVPDAIAQKTDAEMKVSELGPAVATGDIILNAQAQADSGGRWAVSFTTTPEGSKKLETLTRANVGKRMAIVLDNQIKSAPTLQSVLSTNGQITGSFTSEEATDLALVLKSGALPVPLKEVEVRAIGPSLGADAIKSGAIASLVGIGLVFVFAFYYYGLYFGLVIAVGLLFSGLIIMGILGGLGATLTLPGIAGLVLTIGAAVDGNVISFERIKEELRRGKGIRGAVNNGFNHSFWTIFDVNLSHLLSAFALANYSTGAVKGFAVTLAVGVIASAFSNLVFSKWMMTAMAQRRQFTAPDWAAFKHPTIDFMKPAAMITTASVALAIIGTVIVGVKGFNLGVDFTAGTSYTVATKASVEVEDVRSKLETADIQGVDPKAAVIQRSVTPGIEGAQFTVKVGEIADTTSDQLRKTLTELDGGQVTQIEKVGPTVGKELTDKTLKAVILGLFLILVYVAFRFDVIFGVGSVLAVIHDVGIVMGLYSLLGLEFTISTVAAILTLIGYSLNDSIIVSDRMRENLKLMRGKPFREIVNASINQTLSRTIMTSVTTMLPLVSLFFLGGSVLRDFSLILLVGIIIGTYSSIYIVAPMVVFYNNWRATHKPNSKKPAKA; translated from the coding sequence ATGCATCAAGCCCCCCGCAAAAAGCGCCGTGCACAGGCACCAGGCGCCAACACCATCTGGACCACCCTGGTCATTCTGGCCGTGCTCGTGGGCTCTTTGCTCAGCATCTGGAGGCCCTGGCAGCACCCACAAACCCCCACTGCCCTGTGGACCGAGAACTTCAAGTTTCTGAACCTGGGTCTGGACCTGCAAGGTGGCCTGAGGGTCACCATGAAAGTGGACACCGCCAATCCCACTGCAGACGATGTGGACAAGGCCAAAACCATTCTGGAAAACCGCGTGAATGCCCTGGGGATCGCTGAACCCACCGTGCAGCGTCAGGGCAATGACCGTGTGGTGATCGAACTTCCGGGCATCAAACCTGAAGAGCAGGACAAAGCCCGCAAGCTGATTGGCACCACCGCCAAGCTGACCTTCCACATCGTTCCTGATGCCATTGCCCAGAAGACCGATGCAGAGATGAAAGTCTCTGAACTCGGCCCAGCCGTGGCCACCGGGGACATCATCCTGAACGCCCAGGCCCAGGCCGATTCTGGTGGCCGCTGGGCCGTCAGTTTCACCACCACCCCCGAAGGCTCCAAAAAACTGGAAACCCTGACCCGTGCCAATGTGGGCAAGCGCATGGCGATTGTGCTGGACAACCAGATCAAGAGCGCTCCCACCCTGCAGAGCGTGCTGTCCACCAACGGTCAGATCACCGGTTCTTTCACCTCTGAAGAAGCCACCGACCTGGCCCTGGTGCTGAAGTCTGGTGCCCTGCCCGTGCCCCTCAAAGAAGTGGAAGTGCGTGCCATTGGGCCTTCACTGGGTGCAGATGCCATCAAGAGTGGAGCCATTGCTTCACTGGTGGGCATTGGGCTGGTGTTTGTGTTTGCCTTCTACTATTACGGGCTGTACTTCGGTCTGGTCATTGCTGTGGGCCTGCTGTTCTCCGGTCTGATCATCATGGGCATCCTGGGCGGTCTGGGTGCCACCCTGACCCTGCCTGGCATCGCCGGTCTGGTGCTGACCATCGGTGCTGCTGTAGACGGCAACGTGATTTCCTTCGAGCGCATCAAAGAAGAACTGCGCCGTGGCAAAGGGATCCGGGGAGCAGTCAACAACGGCTTCAACCACTCTTTCTGGACCATCTTTGATGTGAACCTTTCCCACCTGCTCTCTGCTTTTGCCCTGGCCAACTACTCCACCGGAGCCGTTAAGGGTTTCGCTGTGACCCTGGCCGTGGGTGTGATCGCCTCTGCTTTCTCCAACCTGGTGTTCTCCAAGTGGATGATGACCGCCATGGCCCAACGCAGACAATTCACCGCTCCGGACTGGGCTGCTTTCAAACACCCCACCATTGATTTCATGAAACCTGCTGCAATGATCACCACGGCCAGTGTGGCCCTGGCCATCATTGGCACAGTGATTGTGGGTGTCAAGGGCTTCAATCTGGGTGTGGATTTCACTGCAGGAACCTCTTACACCGTTGCCACCAAAGCTTCTGTTGAAGTGGAGGATGTGCGCAGCAAACTGGAAACCGCCGACATTCAGGGTGTGGATCCCAAAGCTGCCGTGATTCAGCGTTCGGTCACTCCAGGCATTGAAGGGGCACAGTTCACAGTCAAGGTGGGCGAAATTGCCGACACCACCAGCGACCAGTTGCGCAAAACCCTGACCGAACTGGATGGCGGTCAGGTCACCCAGATTGAAAAAGTGGGTCCCACGGTGGGCAAAGAGCTGACCGACAAGACCCTCAAAGCTGTGATTCTGGGGCTGTTCCTGATTCTGGTGTATGTGGCTTTCCGTTTCGATGTGATCTTCGGGGTGGGCAGTGTGCTGGCCGTGATCCACGATGTGGGCATCGTGATGGGTCTGTACTCCCTGCTGGGCCTGGAATTCACCATTTCCACGGTGGCTGCCATCCTGACCCTGATTGGTTACTCCCTGAACGACTCGATCATCGTGTCGGACCGCATGCGTGAAAACCTGAAGCTGATGCGTGGCAAGCCCTTCCGGGAGATTGTGAACGCCTCCATCAACCAGACCCTTTCCCGCACCATCATGACCTCTGTGACCACCATGCTGCCTCTGGTGAGCCTGTTCTTCCTGGGCGGGAGTGTTCTGCGGGACTTCTCCCTGATCCTGCTGGTGGGCATCATCATCGGAACCTACTCCAGCATTTACATCGTGGCTCCCATGGTGGTGTTCTACAACAACTGGCGCGCCACCCACAAACCCAACAGCAAAAAACCTGCCAAAGCTTAA